From the genome of Longispora fulva:
CGCTGGCGATCGGCAAGCGGCTGACGCTGCGCGGGATGCTGGTCGGGGACCACAACGACCTGGCGCCGCAGTTCGTCCAGCAGGTCGCCGGGTGGTTGGCCAACGGCGAGGTGCGGGCCGAGGAGACCATTGTGGACGGGATCGGGGGCGCGCCGGACGCGTTCCTCGGGATGATGCGGGGCGCGAACACCGGCAAGATGCTGGTCCGCCTGTAAGAGGAAACGACGAGGCCGGTCCGGGTTCCCGGGCCGGCCTCGCGCTGTCCGTCGACCGTGGCGGAGTCGTCTCGGGGCCGGAGACGCCTCGGGCCGGAGCCGCTATGTCGCCCGGCGGCGGCGCCAGGCCCAGGCCCCGCCCCCGGCGACCAGCAGCACCGCTCCCGCCCCGCCCGCGAGGCTCCACGCCGGGTCGGCCGGCCGGACCGGTGGCCGGGTGGTCACGGCGTTCATGTCCGTCGCGCACGCCGCCGCCGGCCCGCTGCGCACCGGCAGCGCGCACGCGGTCAGCGCGAGCCGGCGCTGGCCGTCGGGCAGGGCCGGGGCGCGGCCGGCGAGCCGGACCCGGGTCGTGCCGCCGGGGGCCACCTCCACCGGCCAGCGGACCCGGGTGCCGTCCGTCTCGGCGCCGTGGCTGCGCGGCGTGAGTTCCACTCCGACGGGTACGCCGACCTCCACGAGCAGTTTCGCGGACTCCGTACCGGCGTTGCGGACGGTGACCGTGTACTCGTGCCGCTCCCCCGCCCGGACACTGGCCCGGCCGTCGTCCACGGCGATGCTGAGGTTCGGCTCAGCGGCGGCCGGGGCGCCCTGGCCGAGGACGATTCCGCCGAGGAGAATGGCGGGGAAGAGGCTTCTGAGTGCGTACATCCGCTATGCGTAACGCGTCGGGGCCGGGCTCCCCGGAAGGCGCGCCGTCACCGTTTATTTCCGGTCGGAATTTGTACGGTTGCCCACCGGCACGTGAATGAAAACTCACGTGGATGACAGGTAGGCGACAGTAACTCGGATTTGTGTGCCCTACCCCGCTTACCTGGAACGTAACGCCCCTATCCAACACATTGGCGTACGGAGAGGAAGCCTCACAATGGATCATCGGCAGCAGGTCTGGCTCGTGGTGACGACCCAACTGCCCCTGACGCTGGTCGATCGGGAGCAGGTGCTGGAAATCGTCGAACACCGCAACCGGCAGAACGCGATCGCCGAATTCGAGTTCAAGCGTGCCGGGCGCAATGTCCGCCGGGGCGTGTGGCGCGTGAAGGTCGTGGAGGCGACGTGACCGAGTATCTGACGACGACACCCATCGGGGCTGTCGACACCGCGTACGACGACCATCTCGGACTGCACCGGATCACCAGTCTGCGGCTGGAGTCCTCCGGCAACCACGTGTACTGGCTGGAGCCGGACACCACCTACCAGCTCAACCACGACGGCTACGGCTGGACGATCCGCGGCGGCCAGTGGACCCGGGCCCGGCTGACGTTCCTCGGCTCGCCGATCTGGGCGCTGCCGACCCCGGACGGTGACGAACAGCTCGACCAGCGGCACACGTACCTGCTGCGGCCCGCCGGCACGGGCTGGGAGTTATGGCTGCAACAGTAAGGAAAAGTCCCTAGGATTCTCCCCATGATCGTGGAGGCCGCCGGGCTCGGGAAGTCCTTCGGGGCCAAACGCGCCGTGGACGACGTCAGTTTCGTGCTCCAGCCGGGCAGGGTGACCGGCTTCCTCGGCCCGAACGGGTCCGGGAAGTCCACGACGATGCGGCTCATGCTCGGTCTCGACCGGGGCGACGGCAGGACACTGTTCGAGGAGCGGCCCCTCCTCGACCACGAGGTGCCCGGCAGGGTGGTCGGCGCGCACCTCGACGCCAAGTCCTTCCACCCGAACCGTTCCGCCCGCAACCACCTGCGGATGCTCGCCGCCGGCACCGGGGTCGGCGACCGCCGGGTCGACGAGGTGATCGAGCAGGTCGGCCTGGACGCGGTGGCCGGGAAGCGGCCCAGGGGCTTCTCGCTCGGCATGGGCCAGCGGCTCGGCCTGGCCAGCGCCATCCTCGCGGAGCCCGACGTGCTGCTGCTCGACGAGCCGGCCAACGGGCTCGACCCGCAGTCGATCCAGTGGATGCGCGAGTTCCTCCGGGCGTACGCCGGCACCGGTCGGGTGGTGTTCGTCTCCAGCCACCTGATGTCGGAGATGCAGCTGATGGCCGACGACCTGGTGGTGATCGGCAAGGGGAAGCTCATCGCGCACGAGCCGCTGGGCGCGTTCGTGGCGCGGAGTACCCGCAACGACGTGCTGGTCCGGGTGCCCGATCCGGGGCTGTTGATCGACCGGCTCGCCGCGCAGGGGCTGTCCGCCGTGCGGGAGGGGGCCGACGCGGTCGCCGTGGCCGGGGCGAGTACCGACACCGTGGGGGAGATCGCCTTCCACGCCGGGCTGCCGGTCCGGGAGCTGCTGGCCAGGACGGCGAGCCTGGAGCAGGCGTTCCTGGAGCTGACCAGCGACCACCAGGAGTACGCGACCCGGGAGGCACAGTGACCTCGGCGCTGCGGTACGAGTGGCGGCGGATCACGTCCGTGCCCGGTACCTGGATCATCGGAGCCCTGGTGGTGCTGGTCGCCGCCGGGTTGCAGACCCTGTTCGTGTCGATCGGCGACGCCGATCCGGTGCCAGCGCGGAACCTGGCGGCGGGGCTGGTGACGCCGCTGAGCATCGGCGGGTTCCTGTTCGCGGCGTTCGGGGCCCAGGCGCTGGGCCAGGAGTACCGGTTCGGCACGATCCGCTCGACGCTGACCCTGTTCCCGCGCCGGCCGACGGTGTTCGCGGCCAAGCTGGCGGTCACCGCCCTGGTCACGGTGGCCGTGCTGGTGCTGGCGGCCGTGGTCTGCGTCGCGGTCGTCGGGGCCGCCGGCTGGCGGCTCGGGTTCGACGGCACCGGGGGCGGCGGGGTGGGCGGGCTCGCCGTGCGGGTGGTGCTCGTCGCGCTCGGCTGGCTGGCGTGGGGCTTCGGGATCGCCGGGATCAGCCGGAACACCGCGTTGGGCATCGTCCTGCCGCTCGTCGTCGCCTTCGTGGTGGAGACGCCCCTCACCGTGGTACTCGGGGAGAAGGCGCCCTGGCTCGTGGACCTGTTCCCGTTCGGCAACGCCGGGCAGGCTCTCACGATGGCCGGGGACGCGTGGGGCGCGCTGGGGATCTTCGGGCTGTGGAGTCTGGTGGTGGCGGGGCTGGCGTACCTGTCGTTCACGTACCGGGACGCGTGATCCAGCATAATTCCCCCATGATGGACACGGCGATCGTGCTGTTCACCCGGGACCTGCGGCTCGCCGACAATCCGGCCCTGACCGCCGCCGTGTCCGCCGCCCGGCACGTGGTGCCGCTGTTCGTGCACGATCCGGCGATCGCCGCCGGGCCGGTGCGGGGCGCGTTCCTGGCGGGGTGTCTCGCGGATCTGCGGGCGGGGCTGCGGGCCCGGGGCGCGGGGCTGGTGGAACGGCGGGGCGACCCGGTGACGGAGGTGCTCCGGCTCGCGGGCGAGCTGCGGGCCGGCCACGGGACGGGCGGCGGGTCCGGGGCCGGCGGCGCGGGTCGCGGGTCCGGGGCCGGCACGATCGGGGTGTCCTGCGCCGCCGACGTCTCCGCCTTCGCGCAGGCTCGCCAACGCCGACTCGCGGCGGCGTGCGCGGCAGCCGGCCTGCACCTGCGGCTGTTCGACCAGCTCACGGTCGTGCCACCTGGGGAACTGGTCCCGGCCGGCGGCGACAGCTACAAGATCTTCACCCCCTATTGGCGGCGTTGGCAGGCCGTCGTGCGCCCGGGGACGACCCAGGCCCCGGACCGGGTCACGCTGCCGCCCGGCGTGCGCCCGACCGACGGTCCGGAAGGCTCCGGCGGGGAACGGGCCGCGCACGCCCGGCTGGCCGCCTGGCGGGACTCCTGGGAGTCCTATGCCGACGGTCACGACGACCTGGCCGGGGACCGCACGTCGCGGCTGTCCGCGCACCTGCACTTCGGCACCCTCTCGCCGAGGGCGTTGCTCGACGGGCCGGAGGCGTTCGTCCGGCAGGTGTGCTGGCGGGACTTCTACCACCAGGTGCTGCACGCGTTCCCCCGGCTCACCGCGCGGCCGTTCAAGAACGTGGTCGAGGACTGGGTCGACGATCCGGAGTCCTACGCGGCGTGGTGCGCCGGGATGACCGGGGTGCCGCTGGTGGACGCCGGGATGCGGCAGCTGGCCGCCGAGGGGTTCATGCACAACCGGGCCCGGATGGTGGTCGCGTCGTTCCTCACCAAGCACCTGCGGATCGACTGGCGGCTGGGGGCGGCGCACTTCATGGCGCACCTGGCCGACGCCGACGTGGCGAACAACTACGGCAACTGGCAGTGGACGGCGGGCACGGGCAACGACACCCGGCCGTACCGGCGGTTCAACCCGGTCCGGCAGGGCTACCAGCACGACCCGCGCGGGGACTACGTGCGCCGCCACGTGCCGGAGCTCGCCGACCTCGCGGGGCCGGTGGTGCACGAGCCGTGGAAGCTGCCGCGCTCGCGGACGAAGGGCTACCCGAGGCCGATCATCGAGCTGTGAGGCGTCCCGGGCCGCACCCTCCGCGGCCCGGGACCCGTCAGGACCGGGGGAACCAGGGCACGAACCCGCTGGTCCGGGCCACATACTCCGCATACCCCGGCCGGGCCGACATCGCCGCCTCCGTCATCGGCTTGCCAGTCTTGCCGACGAGGAACCACGTCATCAGGATCGGCGACAGCACCGTCAACGCACCGGGCCAGGAGGCGCACGCGACCAGCCAGATCCCCCACCAGACGCAGGCGTCGCCGAAGTAGTTCGGGTGCCGGGTGTAGCGCCACAGGCCGGTGTCCAGGACCCGTCCGTGCCCGCCGGCCCGCTGGAACGCGGACAGCTGCCAGTCGCCGACGGCCTCGAAGACCATCCCGACGGCCCACACCAGCACGCCGGGCAGCATCCACCACGACCACCCGTCGTCGTGCCGTTGGGCGACCTGCACGGGCAGGGACACGAACCAGACGATCGCCCCTTGCAGCAGGTACACCATGACCAGCGGATACCAGCGGCCCTTGCCGGCGAGGAGTCTCGCGTAGCGCGGGTCCTCGCCCTTGCCCCGGGACCGCCAGGCGATAAACACCGCCAGGCGCAGCCCCCAGAGCACGGTCAGGGCGGTGATCAGCCAGTGCCCGGGCGTGAGCAGGTAGCCGACGAGCGCGACGGCGGTGAAGGCGAGACCCCACGCGATGTCCACCACCCGGTGCCTGCCGGTCGCCGTGCCGATCCCGAAGAACACCAGCAGCACCGCGAGGGCGGCGAGAGCCTCAAACACCGAAACCCTCTCTGGTGTACGCCATCCCGCTGTCCCCCTCCGCCATCGGCCGGACCGCGAGCACCTGGTCCACGCCCATCCGGTTCTCCGCGAAGCTGAGCGCCCCGCCGACCAGGTACAACCGGAAGATCCGGGCCATCGGCCCGCCGACGAGGTCCACGGCCTCCTCCCAGTGCTTGTCGAGGGTCTCCAGCCAGGCGGCGACGGTGCGGACGTAGTGCTCGCGGAGCGCCTCGACGTCGCGGACCTCGAAGCCGGCGTCCCCGATCAGCGACACGGTCTCCCCGACCGGCCGCATGTGCATGTCGGGGGCGATGTAGTGCTCGATGAACGCGCCGCCGCCGGGCGCGACCCTGCCCCGGGACATCTGTTGGACGAGGAGCCGCCCGGCGGGCCGGAGCAGCCCGAACAGCTTCGCGGTGAACGCCGGGTAGTTGCGGGCCCCGACGTGTTCGCCCATCTCGACGGTGGCGATCGCGTCGTACGGGCCGTCGTGCACGTCCCGGTAGTCCTGGAGCCGCACGTCGACCCGGCCCTGGAGTCCGAGCCGCTCGACCCGGCCCTGGACGTGGGCCAGCTGCTCGGCGGACAGGGTGACGCCGGTGACGTTCACGCCGTAGTGGTAGGCGGCGTGCACGGTCAGGGAGCCCCAGCCGCAGCCGACGTCGAGCAGCCGCATGCCGGGGTGCAGGTCGAGCTTGCGGCAGATCAGGTCGAGCTTGTCGCGCTGGGCGTGGGCGAGGGTGTAGTCGGGTTCCTCGGAGCGCCAGTAGCCGCACGAGTACGCCATCGTCTCGTCGTCGAGGACCAGTTGGTAGAAGGCGTTGGACAGGTCGTAGTGGTGGCCGATGGCCGCCCGGTCGCGTTCCCTGCTGCCCGGGTCGCCGGTGAGTCGGGCCTGGGTCTCCGGCGGGGACGGCCGGGGGCCGAGGACGCCGAGCCGACCCGCCAGCCGCAGGGCGCGGAGCCGGTGGGCGAGGGTGATCCGGGGCCGGCCGGTGGCGCGGACCTGCCGCCAGACGCGGCGCAGGCCGTCGGCGAGGTCGCCGTCGACGTCGAGTTCGCCGGCGGCGTAGGCCTGGGCCAGGCCGAGTTCGTTCGGGCTCCACAGCAGACGGCGTAGGGCGCGCGGGTCGCGGATGACGAGGGCCGGCCCGGCCGTCGGGCCGGCCTCGCTGCCGTCCCACGCGCGGATCCGCACCGTTGGCGGTGCTCCGGTGATGGCCTGATAGAGGGTCGCGAGCTGGGGCGCGATCATGTGTCCGCCCTTCCGAGGACGAGTTGGTGCACGTCGAGGTAGCCGGACGCGAACCCGGCCTCGGAGTAGGCCAGGTAGAGGTTCCAGGTGCGGCGGAACGTCTCGTCGAAGCCGAGCCGGGCGAGTTCGCCGGCCCGGTCGAGGAACCTGGCCCGCCACAGTCTCAGTGTGTCGGCGTAGTGCGGCCCGAAGGCGAAAGTGTCCAGGATCCGCAGCCGGGTGCGGCCGAAGACCGCCGACAGCGCCGGCAGGGACGGGATCAGCCCGCCGGGGAAGATGTACTTGTGCATCCAGGTGTACGTGTACCGCGCCGCCACCATCCGCTCGTGCCGCATCGTGATCGTCTGGAGCCCGATCCTGCCCCCGGGCGCGAGCAGCCGGTCGAGCACGGCGGCGTACGTGGGCCAGTACTCCTCCCCCACCGCCTCGATCATCTCCACGGACAGGATCGCGTCGTACTCGCCGCGCACGTCCCGGTAGTCCATCAGATCCACGGTCACCGCCACACCTGCGCCTGCCGCCCGGCGCAGGGCCAGGTCGCGCTGCTCGGCCGACAGGGTCACCGACCGGACCACTGCTCCGCGCCGGGCGGCCCGGATCGCGAGTTCGCCCCAGCCGGTGCCGATCTCCAGCACCCGGGTGCCGGGACCGACCCCGGTCGCGTCGAGCAGCCGGTCGATCTTGCGGTGCTGGGCCGGGGCCAGGTCGTCCCAGGTGGCGGGCCCGCCGAACAGGGCGGCGGAGTACGTCATCGTGTCGTCGAGGAACAGGCCGAACAGGTCGTTGGACAGGTCGTAGTGCCGGGCGATGTTGCTGCGCGCGCCCGCGCGGTCGTTGGCGTCGGTCCGGGGGTGGCGGGCCACGTAGAACCGGCGCAGCCACTGCAACCGGCGCGGGACCAGCACGTCGGCGTGCGCGGCCAGGACGGTGAGCACCTCGGGCAGTCGGTCGGAGTCCCACTCGCCGGCCTGGTAGGACTCGCCGAAGCCGATCAGGCCGTCGCGGCCGAGCCGGCGGCAGAACGCCTGCGGGTCGCGCAGTCGCAGGGTGGGACCCGGACCGTCGAGCAGGCCCAGCCGGCGGCCGACCCGGTCGAGCAGGGCCGCGGCGATCCGGCCCCGCAGCCGGGCCCGGGGCACCACGGCGACGTCGGGCCAGCGCGCCGGGTCGACGGCGGCGGGACGGGACGCGACCTGGGTCATGGGGCTCTCTCTCCGGACGGGGTGCGGGGGATCACTGGCAGGCCCTTCAGGTACAACGAAACGCCCTGTCTTCGGATCTTCAGGCGCACCAGCAGGGTCGCGAACGCCGCGGCGAGCAGGCCCGGGACCGTCGCGGCGCGCAGCGTGCCCCGCAGGCTGGCCACGAACGGCGCGCCGCCCTCCGGCCGCAGGGTGACGGTGAGGGCGAGCTGGTGGTCGGGGCGCGGCAGGCTCATCCGGTAGGTGCCGGTCAGCGGCAGGAACGGCGAGACGTAGAAGTCCTTGTCGACGTGGGCGGCGTCGCGGGCGTCGGGGTGCAGCAGGTAGCAGTGCCGGCCGCCGTAGGTGTTGTGCACCTCGGCGACGACGCAGGCCTGGGTGCCGTCGGGGCGGTGGCACCAGTACACCGTCAGCGGGTTGAAGACGTGGCCGAGGACCCGGGCGTGGGTGAGCATCAGGATCTGGCCGCCGCCCAGGTCGACGCCCTGGGTCGCGAGGTAGTCGTCGAGGTTGCGGCGCAACGACGGCGACCGTCCGATGTGGTCGGCGGCGAGGAACCGGGCGAGGGGGCGCAGCGGGCGCGGGATCGTCGGCAGGTCGTCGACGTCCACCAGCCACTGGTAGGTGCGGTAGATGAACGCGTGCCGGACCGGGCCGGTGCGGACGTGCCGCAGGGAGCAGCGGTACAGGGTCGCCGTCGTCACGCCAGTCTCCCGGCGGCGTCGAACCCCGAGCGGCAGCCGTCCTCGTGGAAGCCCCAGCCGTGGTACGCGCCGGCGTAGGCCACCGTGGCGTCGGAGATCTCGGGCAGCCGGCGCTGGGCGGCGACCGCCTCGGCCGTGTAGACCGGGTGCCGGTAGACCATCCGGGCCAGCACGGCGTCCCCGTGGACGCGGCCGTCGGGGTTGAGGGTCACCACGTGCTCGCCGGCCGCGTCGAGGCGTTGCAGGCGGTTCATGTCGTAGCTGACCACCGGCCGGCCGGCGCCCGGGTCGCAGGCGGGCAGCAGGTAGTTCCACGACGCGCGGGCCCGGCGGCGCCGGGGCAGGACCGAGGCGTCGGAGTGCAGCAGGGTCTCGTTGCGCGAGTAGCCGAACGCGCCGAGGATCTCCTTCTCCGCCCGGCTGGCGTCCGGGCGCAGGGCGAGTGCCTGGTCGGCGTGGGTGGCGATCACGGCGGCGTCGTACCGCTGGACGAAGTCGGCCTCGTCGCGGACCTCGACCCCGTCGGCGACCCGGGTCACGGACCGCACCGGGACGCCGCGCCGGGCGGCCGGCAGCGCCGCAGCGATCCGGTCCACATAGGTCCGGGAACCGCCGGTCACGGTCCGCCAGGTCGGCGAGCCGGTCACGCTCAACATGCCGTGCCGCTCCAGGAACACGAAGAGGTAGCGCGCCGGGTAGTCGCCGACCCGTTCCGGGCCGCAGGACCAGACCGCGGACACGACGGGTACGAGGAAGTGCCGCACGAAGTAGCTGCTGTAGTCCCGGGCGAACTCGCCGATCGTCGTGTCGTCGTCCCCGGTCGCGACGAGCGCCCGGGCCGCGCGGTGGAACCGGGGCACCTGGGCGAGCATCGCCAGGAACCGGGGGTCGAGGGCGTTGCGCGGCCGGGCGAGCAGGCCGGGCAGCCCACGCGCCCCCGCGTACTCCAGGCCGCAGCCCTCGCAGCGCACCGACATGCTCATCTCCGTCGGCCGGGTCGCCACGCCCAGCTCGGCGAACAGCCACAGCAGGTGGGGATATGTCCGCTCGTTGTGCACGATGAACCCGGAGTCGACGGCCAGGCCGCCCACGTCGTGGGTGTGCGCGTGCCCGCCGAGCCGGTCGTCCGCCTCGAACAGGGTGACCTCGGCCCCCCGCCGGAGCAGGTACGCCGCCGTCAGGCCGGACACCCCCGCGCCGATCACCGCCACCCGCCGTCGCCGCATCGTTCCTCCAGGTCAGCCGTCACCCGTGCATTCGGGGCGGGACCGGGGACGGATGGGTCGGGGCCGTCGGTCGTGCGGGTCCGGCCTGTCCGGCGTGCGGGCCCGACCCGTCCGGCGCGCGGTCGGCGACGAAGGCACTACGGTGGAGACCCCACCGCACCCGAGAGGCGAGGACAGTCGCATGACCCGAAGGATCGTCGGCGGAGTGCCCGCCGGTGCGGGACCGGTCGTCCTCGTGCTGCACGGTGGGGCGGCCGACAGCCACCGGCCGCCCGGCCTCCTGGCGTACCTGCGGATGCTGCCGTTCGCCTGGGCGCTGCGCCGGAGCGGGCTGACCACCCGGCTGCTGCGGTACCGGTACCGGGGGTGGAACGGGGCGGACCGCGACGCGTACGCCGATGTGCTGTGGGCCCTCGAACAGCTCGGGCCGCGCCCGGTGCTCCTCGTCGGGCACTCCCTCGGCGGCCGGGCCGCCCTGCACGCCGGCGGGGAGCCGTCCGTCGCCGGGGTCGCGGCCCTCGCGCCGTGGATCGAGCCCGGCGACCCGTGGCAGCCGCTGGCCGGCAGGCCGGTGCTGCTCGCGCACGGGTCCCGGGACACGACCACGGATCCGGCCCGGTCCCGCGAGTGGGCGGAGCTGCTCGGCGCGCGGTACGTCGAGCTCGACGACGACCACGCGATGCTCCGGCACCCCGGGCGGTGGCACACCCTGGTCCGCGACTTCGCCACCGAGGTGCTGGCCCCGGTGCGACAGCTCTGACCCTGCCGGGGATTCCCTGACATGATGTGTCAGTGCGCGCCAGTCG
Proteins encoded in this window:
- a CDS encoding DUF11 domain-containing protein, with protein sequence MYALRSLFPAILLGGIVLGQGAPAAAEPNLSIAVDDGRASVRAGERHEYTVTVRNAGTESAKLLVEVGVPVGVELTPRSHGAETDGTRVRWPVEVAPGGTTRVRLAGRAPALPDGQRRLALTACALPVRSGPAAACATDMNAVTTRPPVRPADPAWSLAGGAGAVLLVAGGGAWAWRRRRAT
- a CDS encoding ATP-binding cassette domain-containing protein, which codes for MVEAAGLGKSFGAKRAVDDVSFVLQPGRVTGFLGPNGSGKSTTMRLMLGLDRGDGRTLFEERPLLDHEVPGRVVGAHLDAKSFHPNRSARNHLRMLAAGTGVGDRRVDEVIEQVGLDAVAGKRPRGFSLGMGQRLGLASAILAEPDVLLLDEPANGLDPQSIQWMREFLRAYAGTGRVVFVSSHLMSEMQLMADDLVVIGKGKLIAHEPLGAFVARSTRNDVLVRVPDPGLLIDRLAAQGLSAVREGADAVAVAGASTDTVGEIAFHAGLPVRELLARTASLEQAFLELTSDHQEYATREAQ
- a CDS encoding ABC transporter permease subunit; this translates as MTSALRYEWRRITSVPGTWIIGALVVLVAAGLQTLFVSIGDADPVPARNLAAGLVTPLSIGGFLFAAFGAQALGQEYRFGTIRSTLTLFPRRPTVFAAKLAVTALVTVAVLVLAAVVCVAVVGAAGWRLGFDGTGGGGVGGLAVRVVLVALGWLAWGFGIAGISRNTALGIVLPLVVAFVVETPLTVVLGEKAPWLVDLFPFGNAGQALTMAGDAWGALGIFGLWSLVVAGLAYLSFTYRDA
- a CDS encoding cryptochrome/photolyase family protein produces the protein MMDTAIVLFTRDLRLADNPALTAAVSAARHVVPLFVHDPAIAAGPVRGAFLAGCLADLRAGLRARGAGLVERRGDPVTEVLRLAGELRAGHGTGGGSGAGGAGRGSGAGTIGVSCAADVSAFAQARQRRLAAACAAAGLHLRLFDQLTVVPPGELVPAGGDSYKIFTPYWRRWQAVVRPGTTQAPDRVTLPPGVRPTDGPEGSGGERAAHARLAAWRDSWESYADGHDDLAGDRTSRLSAHLHFGTLSPRALLDGPEAFVRQVCWRDFYHQVLHAFPRLTARPFKNVVEDWVDDPESYAAWCAGMTGVPLVDAGMRQLAAEGFMHNRARMVVASFLTKHLRIDWRLGAAHFMAHLADADVANNYGNWQWTAGTGNDTRPYRRFNPVRQGYQHDPRGDYVRRHVPELADLAGPVVHEPWKLPRSRTKGYPRPIIEL
- a CDS encoding DUF1295 domain-containing protein; this encodes MFEALAALAVLLVFFGIGTATGRHRVVDIAWGLAFTAVALVGYLLTPGHWLITALTVLWGLRLAVFIAWRSRGKGEDPRYARLLAGKGRWYPLVMVYLLQGAIVWFVSLPVQVAQRHDDGWSWWMLPGVLVWAVGMVFEAVGDWQLSAFQRAGGHGRVLDTGLWRYTRHPNYFGDACVWWGIWLVACASWPGALTVLSPILMTWFLVGKTGKPMTEAAMSARPGYAEYVARTSGFVPWFPRS
- a CDS encoding SAM-dependent methyltransferase, with the translated sequence MIAPQLATLYQAITGAPPTVRIRAWDGSEAGPTAGPALVIRDPRALRRLLWSPNELGLAQAYAAGELDVDGDLADGLRRVWRQVRATGRPRITLAHRLRALRLAGRLGVLGPRPSPPETQARLTGDPGSRERDRAAIGHHYDLSNAFYQLVLDDETMAYSCGYWRSEEPDYTLAHAQRDKLDLICRKLDLHPGMRLLDVGCGWGSLTVHAAYHYGVNVTGVTLSAEQLAHVQGRVERLGLQGRVDVRLQDYRDVHDGPYDAIATVEMGEHVGARNYPAFTAKLFGLLRPAGRLLVQQMSRGRVAPGGGAFIEHYIAPDMHMRPVGETVSLIGDAGFEVRDVEALREHYVRTVAAWLETLDKHWEEAVDLVGGPMARIFRLYLVGGALSFAENRMGVDQVLAVRPMAEGDSGMAYTREGFGV
- a CDS encoding SAM-dependent methyltransferase, which encodes MTQVASRPAAVDPARWPDVAVVPRARLRGRIAAALLDRVGRRLGLLDGPGPTLRLRDPQAFCRRLGRDGLIGFGESYQAGEWDSDRLPEVLTVLAAHADVLVPRRLQWLRRFYVARHPRTDANDRAGARSNIARHYDLSNDLFGLFLDDTMTYSAALFGGPATWDDLAPAQHRKIDRLLDATGVGPGTRVLEIGTGWGELAIRAARRGAVVRSVTLSAEQRDLALRRAAGAGVAVTVDLMDYRDVRGEYDAILSVEMIEAVGEEYWPTYAAVLDRLLAPGGRIGLQTITMRHERMVAARYTYTWMHKYIFPGGLIPSLPALSAVFGRTRLRILDTFAFGPHYADTLRLWRARFLDRAGELARLGFDETFRRTWNLYLAYSEAGFASGYLDVHQLVLGRADT
- a CDS encoding DUF1365 domain-containing protein, with amino-acid sequence MTTATLYRCSLRHVRTGPVRHAFIYRTYQWLVDVDDLPTIPRPLRPLARFLAADHIGRSPSLRRNLDDYLATQGVDLGGGQILMLTHARVLGHVFNPLTVYWCHRPDGTQACVVAEVHNTYGGRHCYLLHPDARDAAHVDKDFYVSPFLPLTGTYRMSLPRPDHQLALTVTLRPEGGAPFVASLRGTLRAATVPGLLAAAFATLLVRLKIRRQGVSLYLKGLPVIPRTPSGERAP
- a CDS encoding NAD(P)/FAD-dependent oxidoreductase, with translation MRRRRVAVIGAGVSGLTAAYLLRRGAEVTLFEADDRLGGHAHTHDVGGLAVDSGFIVHNERTYPHLLWLFAELGVATRPTEMSMSVRCEGCGLEYAGARGLPGLLARPRNALDPRFLAMLAQVPRFHRAARALVATGDDDTTIGEFARDYSSYFVRHFLVPVVSAVWSCGPERVGDYPARYLFVFLERHGMLSVTGSPTWRTVTGGSRTYVDRIAAALPAARRGVPVRSVTRVADGVEVRDEADFVQRYDAAVIATHADQALALRPDASRAEKEILGAFGYSRNETLLHSDASVLPRRRRARASWNYLLPACDPGAGRPVVSYDMNRLQRLDAAGEHVVTLNPDGRVHGDAVLARMVYRHPVYTAEAVAAQRRLPEISDATVAYAGAYHGWGFHEDGCRSGFDAAGRLA
- a CDS encoding alpha/beta hydrolase produces the protein MTRRIVGGVPAGAGPVVLVLHGGAADSHRPPGLLAYLRMLPFAWALRRSGLTTRLLRYRYRGWNGADRDAYADVLWALEQLGPRPVLLVGHSLGGRAALHAGGEPSVAGVAALAPWIEPGDPWQPLAGRPVLLAHGSRDTTTDPARSREWAELLGARYVELDDDHAMLRHPGRWHTLVRDFATEVLAPVRQL